One genomic segment of Nocardioides cavernaquae includes these proteins:
- a CDS encoding DUF7255 family protein: MAKDDCQNDFRAAAAADGVVLTRAKVPWINQRGHLGLPVEATAALEPLTAIFNALSGVEQEQAAKRLTALPGDFFHEESGVFVEVDEHQHFTSHRLTTLSLYPSGVELGFDLDEYKALCHEWAARADRFRASKAAIGFGPGGRVRQRAYNDALRDLATSAMGHPPVIRVAAPERGGVAAYLRVRDRLATAVRQ; this comes from the coding sequence GTGGCCAAGGATGATTGCCAGAATGACTTCCGCGCTGCGGCCGCTGCTGATGGCGTCGTGCTCACTCGCGCGAAGGTGCCCTGGATCAACCAGCGGGGCCATCTCGGCCTTCCTGTTGAGGCCACGGCAGCGCTCGAGCCGCTGACCGCGATCTTCAATGCTCTGTCGGGCGTTGAGCAGGAGCAGGCGGCGAAGCGGCTCACAGCCCTTCCCGGTGACTTCTTTCATGAGGAGTCAGGAGTGTTCGTGGAGGTCGACGAACACCAACACTTCACGAGTCATCGACTGACCACTCTGAGCCTTTATCCGTCCGGGGTAGAGCTCGGTTTCGACCTCGACGAGTACAAGGCGCTGTGTCATGAATGGGCGGCGCGTGCCGACCGCTTCAGAGCATCCAAGGCGGCTATCGGTTTCGGCCCCGGTGGCAGGGTCCGGCAACGTGCGTACAACGATGCGCTTCGCGATCTGGCAACCTCGGCCATGGGGCACCCGCCCGTGATTCGGGTGGCCGCCCCGGAGCGCGGTGGTGTGGCTGCGTATCTGCGCGTACGGGATCGGCTTGCAACTGCTGTCAGGCAGTGA
- a CDS encoding WYL domain-containing protein → MTGGRDQRGPMERLVGLAALLRHAGPAGEPAANLLAWAGWHDAKDGISQLQREFRHLNSLGWRIENIGPVGEGAIYRMTTVDNRLKIRLTPEQQTALRRAVLLVDREDLAQRLDLKGDSRPSSITAVIDDAGHDHSLATVIGGLRNQAIIRFRYNGSVRVVHPDSVRTQQTRWYLFGREGDGEKVKAFVISRMSDVHTDPPGTAQRHPDPRRTGLHPMSWEVDPPVEVTLSSPDEYVADVRRWLSAPTKETSDGTTTELVYRVTNRSALRARIYQLGTRVRIVGPADVRDELIDELQMMAGL, encoded by the coding sequence ATGACCGGAGGACGTGACCAGCGCGGACCCATGGAGCGGCTCGTCGGCCTGGCCGCGCTGCTTCGCCATGCAGGACCGGCGGGCGAGCCAGCCGCGAACCTGCTCGCGTGGGCCGGCTGGCACGACGCCAAGGACGGTATCTCGCAGTTGCAGCGCGAGTTCCGCCACCTGAACTCGCTCGGCTGGCGGATCGAGAACATCGGGCCGGTCGGCGAGGGCGCGATCTATCGCATGACAACCGTCGACAACCGGCTCAAGATTCGCCTCACCCCCGAGCAGCAGACAGCGCTGCGCCGCGCCGTACTCCTCGTCGATCGCGAGGACCTGGCGCAGCGACTCGACCTGAAGGGCGACAGCCGCCCCTCCTCCATCACGGCAGTGATCGACGATGCCGGGCACGACCACTCACTGGCCACCGTGATCGGGGGCCTCCGCAACCAGGCCATCATTCGGTTCCGCTACAACGGCTCCGTGCGCGTCGTCCACCCCGACTCGGTGCGGACGCAGCAGACGCGGTGGTACCTCTTCGGCCGCGAAGGCGACGGGGAGAAGGTCAAGGCGTTCGTCATCTCCCGCATGAGCGACGTTCACACCGACCCTCCGGGCACCGCCCAGCGCCATCCCGACCCGAGGCGCACGGGCCTTCACCCGATGAGCTGGGAGGTGGACCCACCCGTCGAGGTCACACTCAGCTCCCCCGACGAGTACGTCGCGGACGTGCGTCGCTGGCTCTCCGCGCCGACCAAGGAAACCAGCGACGGCACAACCACCGAGCTCGTCTACCGCGTCACCAACCGGTCCGCACTCCGGGCCCGGATCTACCAGCTCGGCACCCGCGTCCGGATCGTCGGGCCAGCGGATGTGCGCGACGAGCTGATCGACGAACTGCAGATGATGGCGGGGCTCTGA
- a CDS encoding PH domain-containing protein: METAAITAWTLIQEIPIPGDVTGLLIEGEQAVAAYKTFRDSAVFTTKRLIVRDAQGLTGKKVEIYSLPYSSINMWSSENAGGMLDRDGEMEMWTRAGHIKIKLNKKIDVRRLDQLIAWAVLK, from the coding sequence ATGGAAACCGCAGCGATCACAGCCTGGACCCTCATCCAGGAGATCCCTATCCCCGGCGACGTCACCGGCCTCCTCATCGAGGGCGAGCAGGCGGTCGCGGCGTACAAGACCTTCCGCGACAGCGCGGTCTTCACCACGAAGCGCCTGATCGTGCGCGATGCGCAGGGGCTGACCGGCAAGAAGGTCGAGATCTACTCGCTGCCCTACAGCAGCATCAACATGTGGTCTTCCGAGAACGCCGGCGGCATGCTGGACCGCGACGGCGAGATGGAGATGTGGACCCGCGCCGGCCACATCAAGATCAAGCTGAACAAGAAGATCGACGTACGACGCCTGGACCAGCTGATTGCGTGGGCGGTGCTGAAGTAG
- a CDS encoding DUF6318 family protein — MRYRLVIAAALLLALPGCSDDSSPSPKPSASTTPATASPSPTRPVAPALPSAAKANTSVGAKAFVRYWFEAVSYAMKTGDTAQIDSVAHKACGACRNLRSSVDAIYGAKQHVEGGGWRISTITLDPRSKAPSYRFAVEVDQAAQKLMSNSGQTVERTKAMQFVFIAGVIWEDDHFVVYGLEKLA; from the coding sequence ATGCGCTATCGCCTTGTCATCGCGGCCGCACTGCTGCTCGCGCTCCCTGGATGCTCTGACGACTCCTCTCCTAGCCCGAAGCCCTCGGCCAGTACGACGCCGGCGACTGCCTCGCCGTCACCGACCAGGCCCGTCGCGCCGGCGCTACCGAGCGCTGCAAAGGCGAATACGAGCGTCGGCGCGAAGGCCTTTGTGCGGTACTGGTTCGAGGCGGTCAGTTACGCAATGAAGACCGGCGACACCGCTCAGATCGACTCGGTCGCGCATAAAGCCTGCGGAGCATGTCGGAACCTACGTAGTTCCGTGGATGCCATCTACGGCGCCAAACAGCACGTCGAGGGAGGCGGCTGGAGGATTTCCACCATCACTCTCGATCCGCGATCGAAGGCACCGAGTTATCGCTTTGCTGTGGAGGTCGACCAAGCCGCCCAGAAGTTGATGAGCAACTCAGGCCAAACCGTCGAACGAACCAAGGCGATGCAGTTCGTCTTCATTGCGGGAGTAATCTGGGAAGACGACCACTTTGTCGTCTACGGGCTCGAGAAGCTGGCATAG
- the ung gene encoding uracil-DNA glycosylase: MTKVAESVWAIPESWTAALQNELEQPYWASLTDFVDSERRRGDVYPPPSDVFNALALTPLGDVRVVILGQDPYHGRNQAHGLCFSVREGVTIPPSLRKILSEIRADDAGPAPTGGNLTSWATQGVLLLNATLTVASGAPKSHEDRGWETFTDAVIRAVNAKSERVVFVLWGDTARAKRKLITNPIHAVVESAHPAARANAKTPFVGSRPFAEIDRLLGDRGPIDWTPGI, translated from the coding sequence ATGACAAAGGTGGCTGAAAGCGTGTGGGCAATCCCCGAGAGCTGGACCGCGGCTCTCCAAAACGAACTCGAGCAGCCGTACTGGGCTTCTCTGACCGACTTCGTGGATTCAGAGCGAAGGCGAGGGGATGTGTACCCGCCACCGTCCGACGTGTTCAACGCTCTCGCGCTGACACCGCTGGGGGACGTTCGAGTCGTCATCCTCGGTCAAGACCCGTACCACGGACGCAATCAGGCACACGGGTTGTGCTTCTCGGTCCGTGAGGGTGTGACGATCCCACCGTCACTACGCAAGATCCTCAGCGAAATCCGGGCTGACGATGCAGGACCGGCTCCGACGGGCGGCAACCTAACGAGCTGGGCAACTCAAGGTGTCCTCCTCCTCAACGCGACACTGACCGTTGCTTCCGGAGCCCCAAAGTCGCATGAAGACCGAGGATGGGAGACGTTCACCGACGCCGTCATCCGAGCGGTCAATGCCAAGAGCGAGCGCGTTGTGTTCGTCCTCTGGGGCGACACGGCAAGGGCGAAGCGCAAGTTGATCACCAACCCAATTCACGCTGTCGTCGAGTCCGCCCACCCGGCGGCCCGGGCGAACGCGAAGACTCCGTTCGTTGGATCGCGCCCGTTCGCGGAGATCGACCGCCTGCTCGGCGACCGTGGACCGATCGACTGGACGCCCGGCATCTAG
- a CDS encoding exonuclease domain-containing protein — protein MTMSGFAVVDFETTGLFPNAHDRVVEVGLVLVGEDGRIEGEWSTIVDPGRDVGPTHIHGITARDVLGAPTFSQVLPRLLADLRGRVITTHNLSFDLRFLGAELRRAGVVLANPWVGGLCTMKWAGHLLRASSRKLGDCCDAAGIELANAHSALHDARAAAGLLGHLLRIGGSPAPWNDELVGAADVDWPQLPMDECLLVERGTQTVRRPSEWLDRVVARLPRGDDPGLEAYLEVLESALLDGYIAQYEEEALVETAVELGLSRSTLDDVHRDYLRSLARVALADGVVTDDERADLDRVAELVGLPTVEVDAALAMAPARSASAEFRLESGDVICLTGTMSRPRSEVERDLVDAGLVSGPLTKRTRLLVAADPDSASGKAKKARDYGVPIVHEAALMKLVRAMEPEQSPEHRSLRLV, from the coding sequence ATGACGATGTCTGGATTCGCGGTGGTCGACTTTGAGACCACGGGACTGTTCCCCAACGCGCATGATCGAGTGGTTGAGGTCGGGCTCGTTCTCGTTGGCGAGGACGGTCGGATCGAGGGGGAGTGGAGCACGATCGTGGACCCGGGCCGTGATGTCGGCCCGACGCATATCCACGGGATCACCGCGCGTGACGTGCTGGGCGCGCCGACTTTCAGCCAGGTTCTTCCGCGCCTGCTGGCTGACCTCCGTGGACGGGTCATCACGACCCACAACCTATCGTTCGACCTGCGGTTCCTCGGCGCAGAGCTACGCCGGGCCGGCGTCGTACTCGCGAATCCGTGGGTCGGCGGTCTGTGCACGATGAAGTGGGCGGGGCATCTCCTGCGCGCTTCCTCGCGGAAGCTCGGTGACTGCTGTGATGCCGCAGGGATTGAGCTGGCCAATGCGCATTCGGCGCTCCACGACGCACGGGCGGCCGCCGGGCTGTTGGGACACCTCCTGAGGATCGGGGGATCGCCAGCGCCGTGGAACGACGAACTCGTGGGCGCTGCTGATGTGGACTGGCCGCAGCTGCCGATGGACGAGTGCCTGCTGGTTGAGCGAGGCACGCAGACGGTTCGCCGTCCCTCCGAATGGCTGGATCGGGTCGTCGCCAGGCTGCCGCGTGGCGACGACCCTGGGTTGGAGGCTTACCTGGAGGTGCTCGAGTCGGCGCTCCTTGACGGATACATCGCTCAGTACGAGGAGGAGGCGCTCGTCGAGACCGCCGTGGAACTCGGCCTGAGCCGGTCCACCCTCGATGACGTCCACCGCGACTACCTTCGATCGCTGGCACGGGTCGCTCTTGCTGACGGTGTCGTGACCGACGACGAGCGGGCCGACCTTGACCGGGTTGCCGAGCTGGTTGGGCTTCCCACGGTCGAGGTCGACGCGGCTCTCGCCATGGCACCGGCCCGGTCGGCAAGTGCGGAGTTCCGCCTCGAGAGCGGCGACGTCATTTGTCTGACTGGGACCATGAGTCGACCTCGGTCAGAGGTGGAGCGCGACCTCGTCGATGCTGGCCTGGTCTCCGGTCCGTTGACGAAGCGAACCCGGCTGCTCGTCGCTGCGGATCCGGACTCCGCAAGCGGCAAGGCCAAGAAGGCGCGCGACTACGGAGTGCCGATCGTGCACGAGGCGGCGCTGATGAAGCTCGTCCGTGCGATGGAGCCGGAGCAGTCGCCGGAACACCGCTCGCTCCGGCTGGTCTGA
- a CDS encoding WYL domain-containing protein, producing the protein MATPKYTQRFARLPAVFEQLASHPGGLPLADLAAQTGVPTAELREDILAFYTADVAPLLLGLTRPAVLDFRNADGAEDEPTTAEYVCIIDERPSEELGVEYVDPAELALIFTAAQALLDIDPSDADLLGAVEVLTETAFGTPVEPSGTRSWNRALEALQEAVAGSHLVEISYSRSWDEGVFTRTIEPYLLVQTQRGWEVDAGPADAHGRIRTYLLSNIRDYVVSEATFKPPADLARMLAAQRKTETVRVRIPHHARWAADFYAEDVAIVDDDESTATLDLELLQPVDTRVGLLLLIAGDESWVLNPAHLATAGPILAGELLTHHLES; encoded by the coding sequence ATGGCGACACCGAAGTACACGCAGCGGTTTGCCCGGCTGCCCGCGGTCTTTGAGCAGCTCGCTTCCCACCCGGGCGGCCTGCCGCTGGCGGACCTCGCCGCCCAGACCGGCGTACCCACGGCCGAGCTGCGCGAGGACATCCTGGCGTTCTACACCGCCGACGTCGCGCCGCTCCTGCTCGGCCTGACCCGGCCCGCCGTGCTCGACTTCCGCAACGCCGACGGCGCCGAGGATGAGCCGACGACCGCGGAGTACGTCTGCATCATCGACGAGCGACCGAGCGAGGAGCTCGGCGTGGAGTACGTCGACCCGGCCGAACTGGCACTCATCTTCACCGCCGCGCAGGCGCTGCTCGACATCGACCCGAGCGACGCAGATCTGCTCGGTGCAGTCGAGGTACTCACCGAGACCGCCTTCGGCACCCCGGTCGAGCCGAGCGGCACGCGCTCCTGGAACCGCGCCCTCGAGGCACTCCAAGAAGCCGTCGCCGGCAGTCACCTGGTCGAGATCAGCTACTCACGCAGCTGGGACGAGGGCGTCTTCACCAGGACCATCGAGCCGTACCTGCTCGTCCAGACGCAGCGCGGGTGGGAGGTCGACGCCGGGCCGGCCGACGCGCATGGCCGGATCCGCACCTACCTGCTGTCCAACATCCGTGATTACGTCGTGTCCGAGGCAACGTTCAAGCCGCCGGCCGATCTTGCACGGATGCTCGCCGCCCAGCGGAAGACCGAGACCGTCCGCGTGCGCATCCCGCATCACGCACGGTGGGCCGCCGACTTCTATGCCGAGGATGTGGCGATCGTCGATGACGATGAGTCGACGGCGACTCTGGACCTCGAGTTGTTGCAGCCAGTCGACACCCGCGTCGGGTTGTTGCTGCTGATCGCGGGCGACGAGTCATGGGTGCTGAACCCGGCGCACCTCGCTACCGCCGGTCCGATCCTGGCGGGCGAGTTGTTGACGCACCACCTGGAGTCCTGA
- a CDS encoding ATP-binding domain-containing protein, protein MYSRGGVGPEVRFVAASTDEALSAADDIVDAMIDEGWGPGSIALITTGHKHPVHDDVAARHGQEGYWKQFWEGGDVFYGHVLGCKGLERKAVVLCVNESSKRDRFRERLYVGMSRATDELVVVGHPELIREMGGAEVAKRLGI, encoded by the coding sequence ATGTATTCGCGGGGTGGTGTCGGGCCTGAGGTCCGGTTCGTCGCAGCGTCGACCGACGAGGCGTTGTCTGCCGCTGACGACATCGTTGACGCGATGATCGACGAGGGCTGGGGCCCGGGCTCGATCGCGCTCATCACCACTGGCCACAAGCACCCCGTGCATGACGACGTCGCTGCGCGCCACGGCCAGGAGGGCTACTGGAAGCAGTTCTGGGAAGGCGGCGACGTCTTCTACGGCCACGTCCTCGGCTGCAAGGGCCTCGAGCGCAAGGCGGTCGTGCTCTGCGTCAACGAGTCGTCGAAGCGGGACCGCTTCCGCGAGCGGTTGTACGTCGGGATGTCGCGTGCGACCGATGAGCTCGTGGTCGTTGGTCATCCGGAGCTGATTCGGGAGATGGGTGGTGCCGAGGTGGCGAAGAGGCTGGGGATCTAG
- a CDS encoding DUF4190 domain-containing protein, translating into MTETIAPVGAPPKGGSGLAITALVIGIVSLLFCWVPIINNLFAVTAIVGIVLGFLAVRRAKKGKATGTSLGRAGLWISVVALVGVFATQALYAAFFNSVADSIDDSIEKSDAKDKEPGGPDNPLTITPGKAFEVSGFSYAAGWTLGRDVLGDIDVSGLKITNNRDEKDGAFVEIKFWKGTEVLASVDCSSDQIDVGTTAGADCSSMDKMPAAYDKLTINDTF; encoded by the coding sequence ATGACTGAAACCATCGCGCCTGTTGGCGCTCCGCCCAAGGGCGGCTCTGGACTGGCGATCACCGCGCTGGTCATCGGCATCGTGTCCCTGCTGTTCTGCTGGGTCCCGATCATCAACAACCTGTTCGCGGTCACCGCGATCGTTGGCATCGTCCTCGGCTTCCTCGCAGTGCGTCGCGCCAAGAAGGGCAAGGCCACCGGCACGAGCCTAGGCCGCGCAGGTCTGTGGATCAGCGTGGTCGCGCTGGTGGGCGTCTTCGCCACGCAGGCTCTGTACGCCGCGTTCTTCAACTCAGTCGCCGACTCGATCGACGACTCCATCGAGAAGTCGGACGCGAAGGACAAGGAACCGGGCGGCCCAGACAACCCGCTCACGATCACGCCTGGCAAGGCCTTCGAGGTGTCGGGCTTTTCCTATGCGGCCGGCTGGACCCTCGGCAGGGACGTCCTCGGCGACATCGATGTGTCTGGCCTGAAGATCACCAATAACCGCGACGAGAAGGACGGTGCCTTCGTGGAGATCAAGTTCTGGAAGGGCACCGAGGTGCTCGCCAGCGTCGACTGTTCCAGCGACCAGATCGACGTCGGCACCACGGCTGGGGCGGACTGCTCGAGCATGGACAAGATGCCAGCCGCCTACGACAAGCTGACGATCAACGACACGTTCTGA
- a CDS encoding vitamin B12-dependent ribonucleotide reductase yields the protein MTETVSGSTGQQQGQKQGLKLERVFSTEGLHPYDAITWERRDVVQQNWKTGETVFEQRGVEFPDFWSVNASTIVTTKYFRGAVGAENREWSLKQLIDRVVGKYVAAGRDNGYFATEADVQVFEHELTWLLVNQYFSFNSPVWFNVGTTAPQQVSACFILSVDDSMDSILNWYKEEGFIFKGGSGAGLNLSRIRSSKELLKSGGTASGPVSFMRGADASAGTIKSGGATRRAAKMVVLDVDHPDIEEFVETKKNEENKIRALRDAGFDMDLGGKDITSVQYQNANNSVRVSDEFMRAVEDGTSFGLKARSTGEVIETVDARELFHKISEAAWACADPGLQYDDTINDWHTNPETGRITASNPCSEYMSLDNSSCNLASLNLLKFLRDDDTFDAKRFAQAVEFIITAMDISICFADFPTEPIGKTTRDYRQLGIGYANLGALLMAMGLGYDSDGGRAMAATITSLMTGTSYRRSAELAGIVGPYVGYARNADAHKRVMRKHQAANDTVRTLHISDAEVHKLATQEWAAVQSIGAENGFRNAQASVLAPTGTIGFMMDCDTTGIEPDFSLVKFKKLVGGGSMQIVNQTIPRALVKLGYQPEQVEAIVAYIGEHGHVIDAPGLKLEHYEIFDTAMGARALKPMGHVRMMAACQPFLSGAISKTVNLPESATVEEIEDIYFQSWKLGLKATACYRDNCKVGQPLADGGGKAKKDAADAADAAAAADVVEKIVEKIVYAPTRKRLPKSRVSRTTSFTVGGAEGYMTSGAHEDGSLGEVFLKLGKQGSTLAGVMDAFSIATSIGLQYGVPLETYVSKFTNLRFEPAGLTDDPDVRMAQSIMDYIFRRLALDYMTFDERSMLGIYTAEERQRHLETGSYEPLEISEAESLKTEHVEAAKAEAAPVEAEIVSEAPAAAEPAGRAAKTSAELLEIITGTAVDSPLCFTCGTKMRPAGSCYVCEGCGSTSGCS from the coding sequence ATGACCGAGACGGTGAGCGGGTCCACGGGCCAGCAGCAGGGCCAGAAGCAGGGCCTGAAGCTCGAGCGCGTGTTCAGCACCGAGGGGCTCCACCCCTACGACGCCATCACCTGGGAGCGTCGCGACGTCGTCCAGCAGAACTGGAAGACCGGCGAGACCGTCTTCGAGCAGCGCGGTGTCGAGTTCCCCGACTTCTGGTCGGTCAACGCCTCCACCATCGTCACCACGAAGTACTTCCGCGGCGCTGTCGGCGCGGAGAACCGTGAGTGGAGCCTGAAGCAGCTCATCGACCGGGTCGTCGGCAAGTACGTCGCGGCGGGTCGCGACAACGGCTACTTCGCCACCGAGGCCGACGTGCAGGTCTTCGAGCACGAGCTCACGTGGCTGCTGGTCAACCAGTACTTCTCCTTCAACTCCCCGGTCTGGTTCAACGTCGGCACGACCGCTCCGCAGCAGGTCTCCGCGTGCTTCATCCTCTCCGTCGACGACTCGATGGACTCGATCCTCAACTGGTACAAGGAAGAGGGCTTCATCTTCAAGGGCGGCTCCGGCGCCGGCCTCAACCTCTCCCGCATCCGCTCCTCCAAGGAGCTGCTGAAGTCCGGCGGCACCGCATCTGGCCCGGTCTCCTTCATGCGCGGCGCTGACGCGTCCGCCGGCACCATCAAGTCGGGCGGCGCCACGCGTCGTGCGGCCAAGATGGTCGTCCTCGACGTCGACCACCCCGACATCGAGGAGTTCGTCGAGACGAAGAAGAACGAAGAGAACAAGATCCGCGCCCTGCGCGACGCCGGCTTCGACATGGACCTCGGCGGCAAGGACATCACCTCCGTCCAGTACCAGAACGCCAACAACTCGGTCCGCGTCTCCGACGAGTTCATGCGCGCGGTCGAGGACGGCACGTCCTTCGGTCTGAAGGCCCGCTCCACCGGCGAGGTCATCGAGACCGTCGACGCCCGCGAGCTCTTCCACAAGATCTCCGAGGCCGCGTGGGCCTGCGCCGACCCGGGTCTGCAGTACGACGACACCATCAACGACTGGCACACCAACCCCGAGACGGGCCGCATCACCGCGTCCAACCCCTGCTCGGAGTACATGTCGCTCGACAACTCGTCGTGCAACCTGGCCTCGCTGAACCTGCTCAAGTTCCTGCGCGACGACGACACCTTCGACGCCAAGCGCTTCGCCCAGGCCGTCGAGTTCATCATCACCGCGATGGACATCTCGATCTGCTTCGCCGACTTCCCGACGGAGCCCATCGGCAAGACCACCCGCGACTACCGCCAGCTGGGCATCGGCTACGCCAACCTCGGCGCGCTGCTCATGGCCATGGGTCTCGGCTACGACTCCGACGGCGGTCGCGCGATGGCTGCGACCATCACGTCGCTGATGACCGGCACGTCGTACCGTCGCTCGGCGGAGCTCGCCGGCATCGTCGGCCCGTACGTCGGCTACGCCCGCAACGCGGACGCCCACAAGCGGGTCATGCGCAAGCACCAGGCCGCCAACGACACCGTGCGCACGCTGCACATCTCCGACGCCGAGGTCCACAAGCTGGCCACGCAGGAGTGGGCGGCTGTGCAGTCGATCGGCGCCGAGAACGGCTTCCGCAACGCGCAGGCCTCCGTGCTCGCGCCGACCGGCACCATCGGCTTCATGATGGACTGCGACACCACCGGCATCGAGCCGGACTTCTCGCTGGTCAAGTTCAAGAAGCTCGTCGGTGGCGGCTCGATGCAGATCGTCAACCAGACGATCCCGCGCGCGCTGGTCAAGCTCGGCTACCAGCCGGAGCAGGTCGAGGCGATCGTCGCCTACATCGGCGAGCACGGTCACGTCATCGACGCCCCGGGCCTCAAGCTCGAGCACTACGAGATCTTCGACACCGCGATGGGTGCCCGCGCGCTCAAGCCGATGGGCCACGTGCGGATGATGGCGGCCTGCCAGCCGTTCCTCTCGGGCGCCATCTCCAAGACCGTCAACCTGCCGGAGTCGGCGACGGTTGAGGAGATCGAGGACATCTACTTCCAGTCCTGGAAGCTCGGTCTCAAAGCGACCGCGTGCTACCGCGACAACTGCAAAGTTGGCCAGCCGCTGGCCGACGGTGGCGGCAAGGCGAAGAAGGACGCGGCTGACGCTGCCGACGCCGCTGCGGCCGCCGACGTGGTCGAGAAGATCGTCGAGAAGATCGTCTACGCCCCGACCCGCAAGCGCCTCCCGAAGTCGCGAGTCTCGCGCACCACCTCCTTCACCGTGGGTGGGGCCGAGGGCTACATGACCTCCGGTGCGCACGAGGACGGCTCGCTCGGCGAGGTCTTCCTCAAGCTCGGCAAGCAGGGCTCGACCCTGGCCGGCGTGATGGACGCCTTCTCGATCGCCACCTCGATCGGCCTGCAGTACGGCGTCCCGCTCGAGACCTACGTCTCGAAGTTCACCAACCTGCGCTTCGAGCCCGCTGGCCTCACCGACGACCCGGACGTCCGGATGGCGCAGTCGATCATGGACTACATCTTCCGCCGCCTGGCGCTGGACTACATGACCTTCGACGAGCGCTCGATGCTCGGCATCTACACCGCCGAAGAGCGTCAGCGTCACCTCGAGACCGGCTCCTACGAGCCCCTCGAGATCTCCGAGGCCGAGTCCCTGAAGACCGAGCACGTCGAGGCCGCCAAGGCCGAGGCTGCCCCGGTCGAGGCCGAGATCGTGTCGGAGGCGCCGGCTGCGGCCGAGCCCGCCGGACGCGCCGCCAAGACCTCCGCCGAGCTCCTGGAGATCATCACCGGCACCGCTGTCGACTCGCCCTTGTGCTTCACGTGTGGCACGAAGATGCGTCCCGCTGGTAGCTGCTACGTCTGCGAAGGTTGCGGCAGCACCTCCGGCTGCAGCTGA